Within the Acidimicrobiia bacterium genome, the region CGATCGTCGGGAACGCGGCCGCGAGCGCGCGCGTGTACGGGTGCTGCGGCTGCTGGAACACGACGTCGCTCGAGCCTTCCTCGACGATCCGTCCCGCGTACATCACCGCGAGCCGGCGACACACCGACGTCAGCACCGACAGGTCGTGCGTGATGAACAGCACCGCGAGGTTGCGTTCGCGCTGCAGCTCCTGCAGGAGGTCGAGCACCTGCGCCTGCACCATCACGTCGAGTGCGGTGGTCGGCTCGTCGGCGATCAGCACCGCGGGATCGCACGCGAGCGCCATCGCGATCATCACGCGCTGGCGCTGCCCGCCCGACAGCTGGTGCGGATACTCGTCGGCGCGGCGCGCGGGAAGGCCGACCTGTTCGAGCAGCGCGCCGACGCGCGTACGGGTCGCGGCGCGCGGTTGCGTCGTGTGCAGGTCGATCGCCTCCGCGATCTGCTTCCCGATCTTCTGCACGGGATCGAGCGAGTGCAGCGCGCCCTGGAACACCACCGCGAGCTCGCTCCACCGCACCGCGCGCAGCCGACCCGGGTTCATCTGGTACACGTCTTCGCCCTCGAGCAGCACCTGACCCTCGATCCGCGTCCCCGCGGGCAACAGCCGCAGCAGCGCGTTCGCGATCGTCGTCTTGCCGCAACCCGACTCGCCCGCGAGACCGAGCGTGCCCGCGGTCTCGATCGAGAAC harbors:
- a CDS encoding ABC transporter ATP-binding protein, encoding MSLLEVRDLYVTYRTRAGEVPVVRGVSFSIETAGTLGLAGESGCGKTTIANALLRLLPAGTRIEGQVLLEGEDVYQMNPGRLRAVRWSELAVVFQGALHSLDPVQKIGKQIAEAIDLHTTQPRAATRTRVGALLEQVGLPARRADEYPHQLSGGQRQRVMIAMALACDPAVLIADEPTTALDVMVQAQVLDLLQELQRERNLAVLFITHDLSVLTSVCRRLAVMYAGRIVEEGSSDVVFQQPQHPYTRALAAAFPTIGDPRSRMRPSGLEGDPPDPQQIPSGCPFHPRCDVAEDRCASTDVRLTPVGAGRRAACVKVGADA